One part of the Vicia villosa cultivar HV-30 ecotype Madison, WI linkage group LG6, Vvil1.0, whole genome shotgun sequence genome encodes these proteins:
- the LOC131613149 gene encoding uncharacterized protein LOC131613149, protein MRWTGAIGQVPQENAGYGGKDEFSAFREFRRCSLPTFEGEYGPDKAQAWMREIEKIFFEGEYGPDIAQKEVRFLELKRERGQYRGKPYDNKKKQKFGFGGKPSGGGTSASIKCYKCGKPGHKVVDCGVSLVRTCYSYGEQGHINAMCDKPKKEQEKGKVFALSGDEATAKDRLIREYLGGDFGIDLVRFPLD, encoded by the exons atgaggtggactggtgcaaTTGGACAAGTGCCACAAGAGAAtgccggttatggaggaaaggatgagttctcTGCTTTTAGAGAGTTTCGAAGGTGCAGTCTACCGACTTTTGAAGGAGAGTACGGACCGGACAAAGCAcaagcatggatgagagaaatagaGAAGATATTTTTTGAAGGAGAGTATGGACCGGACATAGCACAA aaagaagtgagattTCTGGAACTAAAACGAGAAAGAGGACAATaccgtgggaaaccgtatgacaATAAGAAGAAGCAGAAATTTGGTTTTGGCGGTAAGCCAAGTGGAGGAGGAACAAGTGCTTCGATTAAGTGCTACAAGTGTGGCAAGCCGGGTCACAAAGTTGTTGATTGTGGAGTTAGTTTGGTTAGGACTTGCTACAGTTATGGTGAGCAGGGACACATCAATGCAATGTGCGACaaaccaaagaaggagcaagagaaaggaaaagtgtttgcgttgtctggtgATGAGGCCACTGCTAAGGATAGGCTAATCCGAG AGTATCTTGGTGGAGATTTTGGAATTGATCTAGTTCGCTTTCCACTAGACTAA